The Algoriphagus sp. TR-M9 genome has a window encoding:
- a CDS encoding four helix bundle protein → MHNYKELFVWKRAIKLCVHIYKLTADFPNEERFGLISQMRRASVSVPSNIAEGGGRRTDKEFVHFLGIAHGSICELETQLYVSVELEFTDFDKIDFVTNEITEIQKMLYALILKFDSKLS, encoded by the coding sequence ATGCACAATTACAAAGAACTATTCGTCTGGAAAAGAGCAATTAAATTATGTGTTCACATTTATAAGCTAACCGCAGATTTTCCCAATGAGGAAAGATTTGGCTTGATTTCTCAGATGCGAAGAGCTTCGGTTTCTGTTCCTTCAAACATTGCTGAAGGTGGAGGAAGAAGGACAGATAAGGAATTTGTGCATTTTCTTGGAATAGCCCATGGTTCAATTTGCGAACTGGAAACCCAACTCTATGTAAGTGTAGAATTAGAGTTTACTGATTTCGATAAAATTGATTTCGTCACAAACGAAATCACTGAAATACAAAAAATGCTTTATGCTTTGATACTAAAGTTCGATTCGAAATTGAGTTAA
- a CDS encoding 3-hydroxyacyl-CoA dehydrogenase/enoyl-CoA hydratase family protein yields MNRTIKKVAILGSGVMGSRIACHFANIGVQVLLLDIVPFELTEQEKNKGLSKEDPVVRNRMVNSALQSTLKSNPSPIYDKAFAERISTGNFDDDLHKIKDYDWVMEVIVERLDIKQSLFDKVEKYRKPGTLITSNTSGIPMHMMCEGRSEDFQENFAGTHFFNPPRYLRLLEIIPGPNTKPEIIDFLMEYGDKFLGKETVLCKDTPAFIANRIGVYAIISAMHTIEKMGLGVSEVDKLTGTVIGRAKSATFRTMDVVGLDTTVNVANNLYKVLPNDESREKFKLPKIMEVLYEKKWLGDKTGSGYFNMIRHKDGSKELKEIDFETFEYKDVEKPKFKALESAKEFEDLKKRIKHLVNFDDKAGEFYRATFYDLFRYCSFRIPEIADELFRIDQAVSAGFGWELGPFENWDLLGVKETAEKMEAAGEKPAAWVYEMLEAGNEAFYKVENGKKHFYDIASKSYKEVPGMDDFIILDTLKSAGKEIWSNAGASIYDMGDEVIGLEFHSKMNSMGQEVIEGINTAIGMAEKSYKGLVIGNEGANFSAGANLAMLFMFAGDQDFDEINLMIAQFQNTMMRARFSAVPVVVAPHNMALGGGCELSLHSDHVQAHAELYMGLVEVGVGLIPAGGGTKEMTLRFSNAVKSGDVELNRLQDTFMNIAMAKVSTSAEEARNLGYLRKSDGITLNRKRQLAEAKSKVLSLHEAGYTQPIEQTDIRVLGKESLALFEAGITGMRYGAYISEHDALIAKKLAYVMSGGDLSSPTEVSERYLLDLEREAFLSLTGEKKTLERIHSILFKGKPLRN; encoded by the coding sequence ATGAACAGAACCATTAAAAAAGTAGCCATTTTAGGTTCGGGAGTTATGGGGTCTAGAATTGCCTGCCACTTTGCCAATATAGGGGTGCAGGTACTTTTGCTAGACATAGTGCCTTTCGAACTGACAGAACAGGAAAAGAACAAAGGACTGAGCAAAGAGGATCCAGTGGTGCGAAACCGCATGGTTAATTCAGCTTTGCAGAGCACCTTGAAGTCCAATCCCTCGCCTATTTACGACAAAGCATTTGCGGAGCGGATTTCGACCGGGAATTTTGACGACGACTTGCACAAAATCAAAGATTACGATTGGGTAATGGAGGTGATTGTTGAAAGACTCGATATCAAGCAATCACTTTTTGATAAAGTAGAAAAGTATAGAAAACCGGGAACACTGATTACCTCAAATACTTCGGGAATACCTATGCATATGATGTGCGAGGGAAGATCAGAAGATTTTCAGGAGAATTTCGCTGGAACTCACTTTTTCAATCCACCGAGATATCTGCGCTTATTGGAAATCATACCAGGCCCGAACACAAAGCCGGAAATCATTGATTTTCTGATGGAATATGGAGATAAATTCCTCGGCAAAGAGACCGTACTTTGTAAAGATACGCCCGCCTTTATAGCCAATAGAATCGGGGTTTATGCGATTATTTCTGCAATGCATACCATAGAAAAAATGGGTCTAGGCGTTTCAGAAGTGGATAAATTGACCGGCACGGTGATAGGACGAGCCAAGTCCGCGACCTTCCGAACCATGGACGTGGTAGGCTTAGATACTACGGTCAATGTGGCCAATAATCTATACAAGGTTTTACCAAATGACGAGTCACGGGAAAAATTCAAACTTCCAAAAATCATGGAAGTGCTCTATGAGAAGAAATGGCTAGGTGATAAGACTGGATCCGGATATTTCAATATGATCCGCCATAAAGATGGCTCTAAGGAATTAAAGGAAATAGACTTTGAGACCTTTGAATATAAGGATGTAGAAAAACCCAAGTTTAAAGCCTTAGAATCTGCCAAGGAATTTGAGGATCTGAAAAAGCGAATCAAACATCTGGTTAATTTCGATGATAAAGCAGGTGAATTCTACCGTGCAACTTTTTATGATCTCTTTAGATACTGTTCATTCAGAATTCCAGAAATCGCAGACGAACTATTCAGAATAGATCAGGCGGTCAGCGCAGGATTTGGCTGGGAACTCGGACCTTTCGAAAACTGGGATTTACTCGGTGTGAAGGAGACTGCGGAGAAAATGGAAGCTGCTGGAGAAAAACCGGCTGCTTGGGTTTATGAAATGCTCGAAGCCGGAAATGAAGCCTTTTACAAAGTAGAAAATGGCAAGAAACACTTCTACGACATTGCGAGCAAAAGCTACAAGGAAGTTCCTGGAATGGATGATTTTATCATTTTGGACACGCTGAAATCTGCCGGAAAGGAAATCTGGAGCAATGCTGGTGCCTCCATCTATGATATGGGTGATGAGGTGATCGGATTGGAATTCCATAGCAAAATGAACTCCATGGGCCAGGAAGTGATCGAAGGAATCAATACTGCAATCGGAATGGCTGAGAAATCCTACAAGGGACTGGTAATCGGAAACGAAGGTGCTAATTTCTCTGCCGGAGCCAATCTGGCCATGTTATTTATGTTTGCTGGAGATCAGGATTTTGATGAAATCAATCTGATGATTGCCCAGTTCCAAAATACCATGATGCGGGCGAGATTTTCGGCTGTACCGGTGGTAGTGGCTCCTCACAACATGGCACTTGGAGGCGGATGTGAGCTTTCCCTTCACTCTGACCACGTGCAGGCACATGCAGAATTATACATGGGTTTGGTGGAAGTTGGCGTCGGTTTGATTCCAGCTGGAGGAGGTACTAAGGAGATGACCTTGAGATTTTCCAATGCTGTGAAATCCGGTGATGTAGAGCTGAATCGCTTGCAGGATACCTTCATGAATATTGCCATGGCCAAAGTGTCCACCTCTGCAGAGGAAGCGAGGAATTTGGGTTATTTGAGAAAGTCAGATGGGATCACCCTGAATAGAAAGCGTCAGTTGGCAGAAGCTAAGTCTAAGGTCCTTTCCTTGCATGAAGCGGGCTATACCCAGCCGATTGAGCAAACGGATATTCGTGTACTTGGCAAGGAATCGTTAGCACTCTTTGAAGCGGGAATCACCGGGATGAGGTATGGGGCATATATCTCAGAGCACGACGCTCTGATCGCTAAAAAACTAGCCTATGTAATGTCTGGTGGGGATTTGTCCTCGCCAACTGAAGTTTCTGAGCGATACTTATTGGACTTGGAGCGTGAGGCATTCTTGAGCTTGACTGGAGAGAAGAAAACGCTGGAGAGAATTCACAGTATTTTATTCAAAGGAAAACCATTAAGGAATTAG
- a CDS encoding AMP-dependent synthetase/ligase: MELSRLFDLIPEQITIYDKPIALSKKENGTWKNFSSRDVKEIVDNLSLAFLKIGIKEQDKVAIISENCPEWNFVDVALQQIGAISVPMYPTISAEDYQYIFDHAEVKMVFVDNQEILEKAQVAAAERKIYSFQKLEGALFWEDFLATGYNENFADLEQSKAKVKAEDTFTIIYTSGTTGRPKGVMLSHQNVLSNVLGIANIMIPARGESRVLSFLPLCHIYERTGFFCFMHLGYSIYYAKSMDTIGENLKEIQPHAFNTVPRLLEKIYDKIVAKGYELKGLKKSLFFWALNLGLKYDPNIDQGIFYNMQLKLANKLIFSKWRAALGGQVLQINSGASALQPRLARVFWAAGIKVCEGYGLTETSPVITVSICTEEEIRIGSVGKLIQDVELKIAEDGEILVKGPNVMQGYYKQPELTAEVLQNGWFHTGDIGEMDGEYLKITDRKKEMFKTSGGKYIAPQAMENKFKESSLIDQLFVTGENKNYPGALIVPSFDGLKDYCQHKGIPYTSDREMIARPDIVDKFKREVDELNKYFGKWEQIKRFKLLSDSWSIETGELTPTMKLKRKVIEEKYAKELAALYEE; this comes from the coding sequence ATGGAGCTTTCTAGACTTTTTGATTTGATACCCGAGCAAATCACCATTTACGATAAGCCTATTGCCTTATCTAAAAAGGAAAACGGTACTTGGAAAAATTTCTCATCAAGGGATGTCAAAGAAATAGTCGATAATCTCAGCCTTGCATTTTTGAAAATTGGCATAAAAGAGCAAGATAAAGTTGCGATTATTTCAGAAAACTGTCCAGAGTGGAATTTTGTAGACGTAGCACTGCAGCAAATCGGTGCGATTTCTGTCCCCATGTATCCTACCATAAGTGCTGAGGACTATCAGTATATTTTCGATCATGCCGAGGTGAAAATGGTTTTCGTGGACAATCAGGAGATTTTGGAAAAAGCCCAAGTAGCAGCTGCTGAGCGCAAGATCTATTCCTTTCAGAAATTGGAAGGAGCGCTTTTCTGGGAGGATTTTTTGGCTACAGGTTATAATGAGAACTTTGCTGATTTGGAGCAAAGTAAAGCTAAGGTCAAGGCAGAAGATACTTTTACCATAATCTATACCTCAGGTACCACTGGAAGACCAAAAGGGGTGATGCTTTCCCACCAAAATGTACTGTCTAATGTACTGGGAATCGCCAATATCATGATACCTGCTCGTGGTGAATCCCGGGTGTTGAGCTTTCTTCCTTTGTGCCATATCTATGAGCGCACAGGTTTTTTCTGCTTCATGCACTTAGGCTATTCTATCTACTATGCAAAAAGTATGGATACCATAGGCGAAAACCTAAAAGAAATCCAACCCCATGCTTTTAATACCGTGCCGCGCCTTTTAGAAAAAATATATGATAAAATAGTCGCGAAAGGTTATGAGCTAAAAGGGCTGAAAAAATCACTTTTTTTCTGGGCTTTGAATCTAGGCCTGAAATACGATCCGAATATAGATCAGGGCATTTTTTACAATATGCAGTTGAAGCTGGCCAATAAGCTGATTTTCTCTAAGTGGAGAGCAGCTTTAGGTGGACAAGTCCTGCAGATCAATTCTGGAGCTTCAGCCTTACAACCCCGTTTGGCGCGGGTGTTTTGGGCAGCAGGTATCAAAGTCTGCGAGGGATATGGTTTAACCGAAACCTCTCCTGTGATCACGGTGTCTATCTGTACCGAAGAAGAGATCCGTATTGGTTCGGTGGGAAAACTCATCCAGGATGTGGAATTGAAAATCGCTGAAGACGGTGAAATTCTCGTCAAAGGACCAAATGTCATGCAAGGATACTACAAGCAGCCCGAACTCACCGCAGAGGTGCTTCAAAATGGCTGGTTCCATACCGGTGATATAGGCGAGATGGATGGAGAATACTTGAAAATCACAGATAGGAAAAAAGAGATGTTCAAGACATCGGGTGGTAAATACATCGCTCCACAGGCTATGGAGAATAAATTCAAAGAATCCAGCTTAATTGATCAGTTATTTGTCACAGGAGAAAACAAAAATTATCCAGGTGCATTGATCGTTCCGAGTTTTGATGGGCTGAAAGATTACTGCCAGCACAAGGGGATCCCTTATACTTCAGACCGGGAAATGATAGCCCGACCAGATATAGTGGATAAATTTAAGCGTGAAGTGGATGAGCTGAATAAATACTTCGGAAAATGGGAGCAAATCAAACGTTTTAAATTGCTTTCTGACTCATGGAGTATAGAGACAGGAGAACTCACCCCGACTATGAAGTTGAAGCGAAAAGTCATCGAAGAGAAATATGCGAAGGAGCTCGCTGCCCTTTATGAAGAGTAA
- a CDS encoding Ig-like domain-containing domain encodes MGGPRDEDPPVVMEMNPIDQSLNSKPEEISIVFDEYIKLDNANKNILITPRVNKDEVIFTAIKNVLKIELNQDLEENTTYVFNFQKAVQDLSEGNPTENLKLVFSTGPSIDSLQVSGNVSSYFPGRNTKDEDILVGLYPLEDTTNVFTAAPYYLSQTDSIGNFNISNIKEGKYLAYAWKDDNNSLKAEYKSEAFDFITDTISIDQNIAGLQFNLSKGDQTPIKLTRSSPLGTNYTIVFNKNPAEITLENEQIGKSVFYSKGDKRINLYSESIQEDSIAINLAVLDSVGYSIDTLIYAKFEESSRNPDKLTITPNSGLSFYQQMNAELTFNKPVKDIFFDSLYLAYDTASMIQITPQMLSWKDSLTRDVLNIKLELADSIPFEIFTLKAADSTFRDIEGQYNEAALAANYKKLSRETLADAISGSIAGAEPPFIIQLLDSKGNLKKETYLDNSTTFSFKLIEAGNYQIRVIEDLNGNRRWDPANFERKKHAERTFYLLNPETGDKNITIRGGWTLEEQVIQASPKTGLNTP; translated from the coding sequence ATGGGTGGTCCACGCGATGAAGATCCACCGGTAGTTATGGAGATGAACCCTATTGATCAAAGCTTAAATTCTAAGCCAGAAGAAATCTCAATTGTTTTTGATGAATATATCAAGCTGGACAATGCCAATAAGAATATACTCATCACCCCTAGGGTCAACAAGGATGAAGTAATTTTTACAGCCATTAAAAACGTACTAAAGATTGAGCTGAATCAGGATCTGGAAGAAAACACAACTTACGTCTTTAACTTTCAGAAGGCTGTACAAGATCTATCAGAAGGAAATCCAACAGAAAACTTAAAACTGGTATTCTCTACAGGCCCAAGTATAGACAGCCTACAAGTCTCTGGTAATGTCTCCTCCTATTTTCCCGGCAGAAACACCAAGGATGAAGACATTCTTGTTGGCCTTTATCCTTTGGAAGATACCACAAATGTTTTTACGGCTGCACCATACTACCTGAGTCAGACAGATAGCATAGGTAACTTCAATATCAGTAATATCAAGGAAGGAAAATACCTAGCCTATGCTTGGAAAGATGATAACAACAGTCTCAAAGCAGAATACAAATCTGAGGCCTTTGATTTTATCACTGACACCATCAGTATTGACCAAAATATTGCAGGATTACAGTTCAACCTATCTAAAGGAGATCAGACACCTATAAAATTAACCAGATCCTCGCCACTAGGGACAAATTATACCATTGTCTTCAATAAAAACCCCGCAGAAATTACTTTAGAAAATGAGCAGATTGGAAAAAGTGTATTCTACAGCAAAGGTGATAAGCGTATAAATCTCTATTCCGAATCCATACAAGAAGACAGTATTGCAATTAATCTAGCTGTATTGGATTCAGTAGGCTATAGCATAGACACACTGATTTATGCCAAATTTGAAGAATCGAGTAGAAATCCAGATAAGCTGACTATCACCCCAAATTCAGGCCTAAGTTTTTATCAACAGATGAATGCGGAGTTAACATTCAATAAACCTGTAAAAGACATATTTTTTGATTCCCTATACCTAGCCTATGATACAGCATCCATGATCCAAATAACCCCACAAATGCTCAGCTGGAAGGATTCATTGACCAGAGACGTATTAAATATAAAACTGGAATTAGCTGATTCGATTCCTTTCGAAATATTTACCTTAAAAGCAGCCGATTCAACCTTCAGAGATATTGAAGGCCAGTACAATGAAGCAGCATTGGCTGCAAATTATAAAAAGTTGTCTAGAGAGACTTTAGCAGATGCCATAAGTGGATCCATAGCAGGTGCTGAGCCTCCTTTTATCATTCAACTCCTGGACAGCAAAGGAAATCTGAAGAAAGAAACCTACCTAGACAACAGTACCACATTCTCATTCAAACTCATTGAGGCAGGCAACTACCAGATACGGGTAATCGAAGATCTCAATGGCAACAGACGATGGGATCCAGCAAACTTTGAGAGAAAGAAGCACGCAGAACGCACTTTCTATCTACTAAATCCAGAAACAGGGGACAAAAATATTACCATTAGAGGGGGATGGACACTCGAAGAACAGGTGATTCAAGCGAGTCCAAAAACAGGCTTAAACACTCCCTAA
- a CDS encoding acyl-CoA dehydrogenase family protein, translating to MATKSTQGGEFLIKETDAQDIFIPAEFTEEQRMMAQACQDFIDTEITPYAQEIDSMKDPDLVPRIFKKAGDLGLLGITVPEEYGGMGMSFNTSMLIADIIGAAGSFSTTYGAHTGIGTLPILYYGTEDQKKKYLPKLATGEWAACYCLTEPDAGSDANSGKTKARLSEDGKTYLLNGQKMWISNAGFADLFIVFAKIEDDKNLTAFIVEKSFGGITMNEEEKKMGIKGSSTRQVFFNDCPVPVENMLSDRQNGFKIAVNILNIGRVKLGAGVLGGVRTVTTNAIKYSTERKQFGVSINSFGAIKSKLAEMATQSYVSEALCYRAGQDIENKISALEADGMDPSEAKLKGVEAFAIECAIAKVQCSEVLDYVVDQGVQIYGGMGYSADAPMERAYRDARISRIYEGTNEINRMLMVGMLLKRAMKGEINIFDPAMAVSKELTSVPSFETIDTSELFAAEKEVLKKLKKVFLMVGGKAAMALQDKIEDEQEIMMNLADVMIEIYASESAILRTEKLVSMKGEDACKNQIAMAQIYLSEAVDKINVAAKEAIGSFTKGDEQKVMLMGLKRFTKSELYNTKELRRQIADYMIDQGKYPF from the coding sequence ATGGCTACAAAATCAACCCAAGGAGGAGAATTCCTCATCAAGGAGACAGATGCGCAAGACATCTTTATCCCAGCAGAATTTACTGAAGAACAGCGAATGATGGCTCAGGCCTGTCAGGATTTTATCGACACCGAAATTACGCCTTATGCGCAAGAGATCGATAGCATGAAAGACCCAGACCTTGTTCCTCGCATTTTCAAAAAAGCCGGAGATCTGGGGCTTTTGGGAATTACCGTTCCAGAAGAATATGGGGGAATGGGAATGAGTTTCAATACTTCCATGCTGATTGCAGATATCATCGGTGCAGCAGGTTCATTTTCCACTACCTACGGAGCTCACACAGGAATCGGTACCCTGCCGATTTTGTATTATGGAACAGAAGATCAAAAGAAAAAATACCTCCCAAAGCTCGCCACAGGTGAATGGGCGGCATGTTATTGCCTTACTGAACCAGACGCAGGTTCGGATGCCAATAGCGGAAAAACCAAAGCTAGACTGTCTGAAGATGGAAAAACCTACCTTCTTAACGGGCAGAAAATGTGGATTTCCAATGCAGGATTCGCAGATCTATTTATAGTTTTTGCCAAAATCGAAGACGATAAAAACCTGACTGCCTTTATCGTAGAAAAATCTTTTGGTGGCATCACCATGAATGAGGAAGAGAAAAAGATGGGTATAAAAGGATCTTCTACCCGTCAGGTTTTCTTTAATGATTGCCCGGTTCCTGTGGAAAACATGCTTTCTGATCGTCAGAATGGTTTCAAAATCGCCGTGAATATCCTCAATATAGGAAGGGTAAAACTCGGCGCCGGTGTACTCGGAGGCGTACGTACCGTTACTACAAATGCCATCAAATATTCCACAGAACGCAAGCAGTTCGGTGTTAGCATCAATTCCTTCGGTGCGATCAAGTCCAAACTGGCCGAAATGGCGACCCAGTCCTATGTGTCTGAAGCACTTTGCTACAGAGCTGGACAGGATATTGAGAATAAAATCTCTGCCCTCGAAGCTGATGGAATGGATCCATCTGAAGCCAAATTAAAAGGGGTTGAGGCTTTTGCCATAGAGTGTGCTATCGCAAAAGTGCAGTGCTCGGAGGTGCTGGATTACGTGGTCGATCAGGGCGTTCAGATTTATGGAGGAATGGGCTATTCTGCAGATGCACCAATGGAACGCGCTTATCGTGATGCCAGAATATCCAGAATCTACGAAGGCACCAATGAAATCAACCGCATGCTGATGGTGGGAATGCTTTTGAAGCGTGCCATGAAAGGGGAGATCAATATTTTCGATCCAGCGATGGCCGTATCCAAAGAACTTACTTCTGTTCCTTCCTTTGAGACCATAGATACTTCTGAGCTCTTTGCAGCGGAAAAAGAGGTGCTGAAAAAACTGAAGAAAGTATTCCTGATGGTAGGTGGAAAAGCTGCGATGGCACTTCAGGATAAAATCGAGGATGAGCAGGAAATCATGATGAACCTCGCTGATGTGATGATAGAAATCTACGCGAGCGAATCTGCGATTCTCCGTACAGAAAAACTGGTGTCCATGAAAGGGGAAGATGCCTGCAAAAATCAAATAGCAATGGCTCAGATTTACCTCTCTGAAGCAGTGGACAAAATCAATGTCGCAGCTAAAGAGGCGATAGGTAGTTTCACCAAAGGTGATGAGCAGAAGGTAATGCTTATGGGCCTAAAGCGATTTACCAAATCGGAGCTTTATAACACCAAGGAATTGAGAAGGCAAATCGCTGATTATATGATTGATCAGGGAAAATATCCATTCTGA
- a CDS encoding MarR family winged helix-turn-helix transcriptional regulator encodes MKREETVDYHIKSAWHAISRMYNQQAAEEGFTTAIGFVLININSTEGTPATKIAPKLGLETRSLTRMLKTMEEKGLIYKKPDLVDKRSVRIFLSEEGKRKKAISINTIREFNEQVREVVSEDDLDRFFTVFEKIQLVIDQIQTDKGVDIHKPIFEL; translated from the coding sequence ATGAAGAGAGAAGAAACGGTCGATTACCATATCAAAAGTGCCTGGCATGCGATTTCCAGAATGTACAATCAACAGGCAGCTGAGGAGGGGTTTACCACGGCGATAGGCTTTGTGCTGATCAATATCAATTCCACTGAGGGAACTCCAGCCACCAAAATCGCCCCAAAACTGGGTCTAGAGACCAGAAGTCTGACCCGCATGCTCAAAACTATGGAGGAAAAAGGCCTGATTTACAAAAAGCCCGATCTGGTGGATAAGCGTTCGGTACGCATTTTTCTTTCCGAAGAAGGAAAGCGAAAAAAAGCCATCTCTATCAATACCATCCGGGAATTCAACGAGCAGGTGCGTGAAGTAGTGAGCGAGGATGACCTCGATCGTTTCTTTACCGTATTTGAAAAGATCCAACTTGTGATAGATCAGATCCAAACGGATAAAGGAGTAGATATTCACAAACCAATATTTGAATTATAA
- a CDS encoding four helix bundle protein has protein sequence MHNFKNLKVWQKSVDLAVKIYKITSEFPVSEKFGMTSQMRRAGVSIPSNIAEGTAKSFSNSLEISLGESFELETQMIIAERVNLISNETAQQLEADISEVQRMILGFKATLTT, from the coding sequence ATGCATAATTTCAAGAATTTAAAAGTTTGGCAAAAGTCGGTAGATCTGGCTGTTAAAATCTATAAGATTACTTCTGAATTTCCTGTTTCAGAGAAATTTGGAATGACTTCTCAGATGCGTAGAGCAGGCGTTTCTATTCCTTCAAATATAGCTGAAGGAACAGCAAAATCATTTTCTAATTCGCTAGAAATCAGTTTGGGAGAAAGCTTTGAATTAGAAACTCAAATGATTATAGCAGAAAGGGTTAATCTAATTTCAAATGAAACAGCTCAACAATTAGAAGCTGATATTTCTGAAGTTCAACGAATGATCCTAGGCTTTAAAGCAACACTCACTACTTAG
- a CDS encoding class I SAM-dependent methyltransferase produces the protein MLERLTKCPLCKSGRFLNSQEIKDYAVSKETFIICKCRSCGLKFTNPRPTAETIGPYYDFPEYYSHEDKVSNFTQLIYQKVRKYSVNQKVKLINRLVPHKGKILDYGCGTAEFLLAANNDTWKVTGIEPNEKARKLGNSKLADQVFESLDEIKAGKQFEVITLFHVLEHVHSLRKTVKKLIKHLKSTGYIIIAVPNYKSFDAKKYGNEWAGWDVPRHLYHFNESALNAFEDIFKLELVEKIPMVFDSYYVSLLSEGYRKPSQNVLAKYLKAFSSGYQSNQLAVKNQANHSSNIFIFKKR, from the coding sequence ATTCCCAGGAAATTAAAGATTATGCAGTCAGTAAGGAAACCTTCATTATTTGTAAGTGCAGATCCTGTGGACTAAAATTTACCAATCCGAGGCCAACAGCAGAAACTATAGGTCCATATTACGATTTTCCAGAATACTATTCCCATGAGGATAAGGTCAGCAACTTTACCCAACTCATTTATCAAAAGGTCAGAAAGTATTCGGTAAATCAAAAAGTAAAACTCATCAACCGTCTGGTTCCTCACAAAGGAAAAATATTGGATTATGGCTGCGGTACCGCTGAGTTTCTGCTAGCTGCAAATAATGATACTTGGAAGGTCACTGGGATTGAACCAAACGAAAAAGCGAGAAAACTCGGAAATTCAAAACTGGCTGATCAGGTCTTTGAAAGTTTAGACGAAATCAAAGCAGGTAAGCAATTCGAAGTGATAACATTATTTCATGTGTTAGAACACGTACACAGTCTTAGAAAAACAGTAAAAAAACTCATAAAACACTTAAAATCAACTGGTTACATCATAATAGCAGTACCAAACTACAAGTCTTTTGATGCAAAAAAATATGGAAATGAATGGGCAGGCTGGGACGTACCCCGTCACCTCTATCATTTCAATGAATCTGCACTGAATGCTTTCGAAGATATATTTAAGCTGGAACTCGTAGAAAAAATCCCTATGGTATTTGACAGTTATTATGTTTCTCTCTTGTCAGAAGGATACAGAAAACCATCCCAAAACGTTTTAGCAAAATATCTGAAAGCATTTTCATCCGGTTACCAATCAAATCAGTTGGCAGTGAAAAACCAGGCAAATCATTCCAGTAATATCTTCATTTTCAAAAAGAGGTGA
- a CDS encoding thiolase family protein — MEAYIVNGYRSAVGKAKKGGFRFYRPDDLAADVIKHLVANTPGLETKMVDDLIVGNAVPEAEQGMQMGRMISLLALGVENPGFIVNRYCGSGIEAIALAVGKVKAGMADCIIAGGTESMSMVPMMGYKTVLNYKIATEHPSYYISMGLTAEELAAEYSITREDSDAFSVKSHEKAIEAIKSGKFKDEIVPVEVEETYLDEKGKKKTRTQIIDTDEGPRPGTTMEVLSGLKPAFKNKGQVTAGNSSQTSDGAAFVVVMSERLMKSLNLEPVARMMSYSAAGVDPRIMGIGPKEAVPKALKQAGLSLNDIDLIELNEAFAAQSLAVIKALDLNPEIVNVNGGAVALGHPLGCTGAKLSVQMFNELRRQNKKYGLVTACVGGGQGVAGVYELLK, encoded by the coding sequence ATGGAAGCATATATAGTAAATGGATATAGATCGGCGGTCGGAAAAGCCAAAAAAGGTGGATTCAGGTTTTATCGCCCAGATGATTTGGCAGCGGATGTAATCAAACACCTGGTGGCCAACACCCCAGGTTTGGAAACCAAAATGGTGGATGACCTCATCGTGGGAAATGCTGTTCCAGAAGCGGAACAGGGAATGCAAATGGGACGGATGATTTCTCTGCTAGCACTCGGAGTGGAAAATCCTGGATTTATCGTGAACCGGTATTGTGGTTCAGGGATCGAAGCAATTGCATTGGCAGTGGGAAAAGTAAAGGCCGGAATGGCAGACTGCATTATTGCCGGAGGTACAGAATCCATGTCTATGGTACCCATGATGGGCTATAAAACCGTTTTGAATTACAAAATCGCTACCGAGCACCCTTCCTATTACATCAGTATGGGATTGACTGCTGAAGAATTGGCTGCAGAATACAGCATCACCAGAGAGGATTCAGATGCTTTTTCTGTGAAATCTCATGAGAAAGCTATTGAAGCGATTAAGTCTGGCAAATTCAAAGATGAGATCGTTCCTGTAGAAGTCGAAGAGACTTATCTGGATGAAAAGGGCAAAAAGAAAACCAGAACCCAAATCATCGATACAGATGAAGGGCCTAGACCTGGGACTACTATGGAGGTGCTGTCTGGCCTTAAGCCGGCTTTCAAAAATAAAGGCCAGGTGACAGCCGGAAATTCATCTCAAACATCAGACGGGGCAGCATTTGTAGTGGTGATGTCAGAGCGACTGATGAAATCACTAAATCTAGAGCCTGTGGCCCGAATGATGTCTTACAGTGCGGCGGGAGTGGATCCTAGGATTATGGGAATCGGTCCAAAAGAAGCTGTGCCAAAAGCATTGAAGCAGGCAGGGTTGAGCTTGAATGATATAGACTTGATCGAGCTGAATGAGGCTTTTGCTGCACAAAGTCTAGCCGTAATCAAAGCCCTGGACCTCAATCCAGAGATAGTCAATGTCAATGGTGGAGCAGTAGCACTAGGACACCCACTTGGATGTACCGGAGCGAAGCTTTCCGTTCAAATGTTCAATGAACTCCGACGCCAGAACAAGAAATATGGCCTTGTCACTGCATGTGTAGGCGGTGGTCAGGGTGTTGCTGGAGTTTATGAATTGTTGAAATAA